The Nicotiana tabacum cultivar K326 chromosome 14, ASM71507v2, whole genome shotgun sequence genome contains a region encoding:
- the LOC107822671 gene encoding putative glutamine amidotransferase GAT1_2.1 isoform X2, whose translation MAAELSVVLPRVLIVSRRTVRKNKFVDFVGEYHLDLIVSYGAVPVIVPRVTGVHMLLESFEPIHGVLLCEGEDLDPSLYDDEPANLSAEEIEEIRRQHASDTTIDKEKDNIELRLAKLCLERNIPYLGICRGSQVLNVACGGTLYRDIEKELSRNLPQNQRVLHIDYDNYDGHRHVVKIIENTPLHHWFKNSLEEYDKMEIFVNSYHHQGVKKLAQRFVPMAFATDGLIEGFYDPDAYNPEEGKFIMGLQFHPERMRQSDTDEFDYPGCTFAYQSNTALSIQQEERLIQMGATVRNGSSYLERLKMNEEREGIARKVMSKMSVEQLSDLKSFYNMMGQICSEILERKLQDIVNEVAS comes from the exons ATGGCCGCCGAGCTCTCTGTAGTCCTACCTCGTGTCCTCATCGTCTCTAGACGAACAGTTCGCAAGAACAAGTTCGTCGATTTTGTTG GAGAATATCATCTTGATCTAATAGTAAGCTATGGAGCAGTCCCAGTAATTGTTCCTAGAGTTACAGGGGTCCATATGTTATTGGAAAGTTTTGAACCAATTCATGGAGTTCTTCTTTGTGAAGGAGAAGATTTAGACCCTTCTTTATATGACGATGAACCAGCTAATCTCTCTgctgaagaaatagaagaaattcGAAGACAACATGCCAGTGACACAACCATTGACAAAGAAAAAGACAATATTGAGCTGAGATTAGCAAAGCTTTGTCTAGAAAGAAACATACCTTACTTGGGAATATGCCGAGGCTCACAG GTACTTAACGTTGCATGTGGGGGAACTCtttatagagacattgagaaagAGCTTTCAAGAAACCTCCCTCAAAATCAAAGGGTACTCCACATTGATTATGATAACTATGATGGTCATAGGCATGTTGTTAAGATTATTGAGAATACCCCATTGCACCATTGGTTCAAGAATTCCTTAGAAgaatatgacaaaatggaaattTTCGTCAATAGTTATCATCACCAAGGAGTTAAGAAGTTAGCTCAGAGGTTTGTTCCTATGGCATTTGCAACAGATGGTTTAATTGAAGGATTTTATGATCCAGATGCTTATAATCCCGAGGAGGGTAAATTTATTATGGGACTTCAATTTCATCCAGAGAGAATGAGGCAATCAGATACTGATGAGTTTGATTATCCTGGATGCACCTTTGCTTATCAG TCAAATACAGCATTGAGTATTCAACAAGAGGAAAGGTTAATTCAGATGGGAGCCACTGTAAGAAATGGATCTTCCTACTTAGAGAGACTGAAGATGAATGAGGAGAGAGAGGGTATAGCAAGAAAAGTAATGTCGAAAATGTCGGTGGAACAGTTATCTGATCTCAAGTCGTTTTACAATATGATGGGACAAATATGTTCAGAAATATTAGAGAGAAAACTCCAAGATATTGTCAATGAAGTTGCCTCTTGA
- the LOC107822671 gene encoding putative glutamine amidotransferase GAT1_2.1 isoform X1, whose amino-acid sequence MAAELSVVLPRVLIVSRRTVRKNKFVDFVGEYHLDLIVSYGAVPVIVPRVTGVHMLLESFEPIHGVLLCEGEDLDPSLYDDEPANLSAEEIEEIRRQHASDTTIDKEKDNIELRLAKLCLERNIPYLGICRGSQVLNVACGGTLYRDIEKELSRNLPQNQRVLHIDYDNYDGHRHVVKIIENTPLHHWFKNSLEEYDKMEIFVNSYHHQGVKKLAQRFVPMAFATDGLIEGFYDPDAYNPEEGKFIMGLQFHPERMRQSDTDEFDYPGCTFAYQEFVKAVVAYQKKLSSSTTVQNPIKLNQEMEKKRKIIVRSFSLARNIYEGGHQMNPSKESDLDAGAEFLESNTALSIQQEERLIQMGATVRNGSSYLERLKMNEEREGIARKVMSKMSVEQLSDLKSFYNMMGQICSEILERKLQDIVNEVAS is encoded by the exons ATGGCCGCCGAGCTCTCTGTAGTCCTACCTCGTGTCCTCATCGTCTCTAGACGAACAGTTCGCAAGAACAAGTTCGTCGATTTTGTTG GAGAATATCATCTTGATCTAATAGTAAGCTATGGAGCAGTCCCAGTAATTGTTCCTAGAGTTACAGGGGTCCATATGTTATTGGAAAGTTTTGAACCAATTCATGGAGTTCTTCTTTGTGAAGGAGAAGATTTAGACCCTTCTTTATATGACGATGAACCAGCTAATCTCTCTgctgaagaaatagaagaaattcGAAGACAACATGCCAGTGACACAACCATTGACAAAGAAAAAGACAATATTGAGCTGAGATTAGCAAAGCTTTGTCTAGAAAGAAACATACCTTACTTGGGAATATGCCGAGGCTCACAG GTACTTAACGTTGCATGTGGGGGAACTCtttatagagacattgagaaagAGCTTTCAAGAAACCTCCCTCAAAATCAAAGGGTACTCCACATTGATTATGATAACTATGATGGTCATAGGCATGTTGTTAAGATTATTGAGAATACCCCATTGCACCATTGGTTCAAGAATTCCTTAGAAgaatatgacaaaatggaaattTTCGTCAATAGTTATCATCACCAAGGAGTTAAGAAGTTAGCTCAGAGGTTTGTTCCTATGGCATTTGCAACAGATGGTTTAATTGAAGGATTTTATGATCCAGATGCTTATAATCCCGAGGAGGGTAAATTTATTATGGGACTTCAATTTCATCCAGAGAGAATGAGGCAATCAGATACTGATGAGTTTGATTATCCTGGATGCACCTTTGCTTATCAG GAGTTTGTGAAAGCTGTAGTTGCTTATCAGAAGAAGCTCTCTAGTTCAACAACAGTCCAAAACCCCATAAAACTTAATCAAGAAAtggagaaaaagaggaaaattatAGTTAGAAGCTTCTCTCTTGCGAGGAATATATATGAAGGAGGCCATCAAATGAATCCATCTAAAGAATCTGACTTAGATGCTGGAGCAGAGTTCCTAGAG TCAAATACAGCATTGAGTATTCAACAAGAGGAAAGGTTAATTCAGATGGGAGCCACTGTAAGAAATGGATCTTCCTACTTAGAGAGACTGAAGATGAATGAGGAGAGAGAGGGTATAGCAAGAAAAGTAATGTCGAAAATGTCGGTGGAACAGTTATCTGATCTCAAGTCGTTTTACAATATGATGGGACAAATATGTTCAGAAATATTAGAGAGAAAACTCCAAGATATTGTCAATGAAGTTGCCTCTTGA